The DNA window TGTTTTATCCACACTATTATAGATCGAAGACGATACCACGCTAAACACATACGTGAAAAACCTCCACTTTTTCGACCATATGCAAGGAAGGAGGAGCACGAACGTCATATACCGTATAAAACAATGCTTGAGACCGGAGGCGAGTCTTGATTCGAGAGCATCATAAGAAAGAAATTGACAGACTGATCGACAAATTCTCACCCGACGAGAGGTTCTGCGCACTGATTATCGGTGGGTCGGTGGCAAAGGGCACTGCAAAAGATAACTCAGATATTGATGTTCTAATCGTCGCGACAGACGAAGAATTTGAGCAAAGGAAGGAAAAAGACAATATATTTTACCTCGACAGGGAATGCGACTATGATGGCGGCTACATCGACGGCAAGGTGATCAATCTTCAATTTATTAAAGATGCTGCCGACCATGGCAGTGAACCTGCCAGGTGGGCATTCACCGGCTCTTTCGCCGCATATTCACATATACCGGGTCTGGATGAACTAATCAAACGTATTCCTGTGTATCAGGAATCCGAACAGGGTGAAAAACTCAAGTCGTTTTACTCTCAGTTGGCGCTCATGCCGTGGTTTGCCGGTGAAGGAGAAAGACGCAGCGACCCATACCTGGTCTTGAAAGCCACCACCGACACAGTTTTCTTTGCCGCGAGAGTCGTGTTGGCTCACAACAAAATGCTCTTTCCCAACCAAAAGTGGCTGATGACCGAGCTGCCGAAAGCACCCAACATACCTCCCACGCTGATTGCGCTCATGGATGACGCAATGTCACACCCCAGCGCGAAAGCCACTGAGTCCATACGTGATTGTATAAACAGCCACTACGGAGATATTGGGATAAGCTGGGAGGAACTGGTAACAAAATTCATTGAGGAATGCGAGTGGAACTGGCAGGAGCACAGACCACCGATTCAGGACTGGTAAGATAATAACACAATAACCGGAATTTGGTATTTCAGGATTTGAGCGAAGCAGAAATCCTGAAACTCACAGGTTGCCTTGTTTCGGGAACAAGGAAGCTGTCTCAGAA is part of the Armatimonadota bacterium genome and encodes:
- a CDS encoding nucleotidyltransferase domain-containing protein gives rise to the protein MIREHHKKEIDRLIDKFSPDERFCALIIGGSVAKGTAKDNSDIDVLIVATDEEFEQRKEKDNIFYLDRECDYDGGYIDGKVINLQFIKDAADHGSEPARWAFTGSFAAYSHIPGLDELIKRIPVYQESEQGEKLKSFYSQLALMPWFAGEGERRSDPYLVLKATTDTVFFAARVVLAHNKMLFPNQKWLMTELPKAPNIPPTLIALMDDAMSHPSAKATESIRDCINSHYGDIGISWEELVTKFIEECEWNWQEHRPPIQDW